Genomic window (Synergistaceae bacterium):
TTGCTGTCCCTAAGCGTCATCTTGGCCTCGCGCTCGAACACAGAGGGGAGAACCTCGAGAGACTGAGAGCTGCTGTCGACGAAGGGATTGACGTTGACGCACTGCTGAGTATCGCCGCAAGCACACCTCCCCTGACAGGGCGGGACTTTCCCCCTCGCCTGTCTAAGGATAGGGGGCAGGGAGTAAGGTTACCTCTAATCGGAATCGCGATGGACGAGGCGTTCTCGTTTACGTACCCCGAGAGCCTCGCAGTCCTCGAGGAGCTGGGGGCAGAGCTCGTGTACTTCTCGCCGCTGAATGACGACGCGCTCCCCGATGCTGACGGCTATATCTTCTGCGGAGGTTACCCCGAGATGTTCGCCGAGACATTGTCGTGCAATGCCCCGATGCTCGCCAGCGTCAGGCGCAACACACGTCCCGTTCTCGCTGAGTGCGGAGGGATGATGTACCTCTGCCGCGAACTCACTGACACAGACGGCAGGTCTTGGCCGATGGCGGGGGTTATTCCGTTAAGGGCAGAGATGACGGGGCGGGCAGTTCTCGGGTACATGGAGGCGCGGGCACTGCGTGATAACATTCTGTGCGTGGAAGGCACGGTGATTCGGGGGCATGAGTTCCACTACTCGCGCGTTGAGTTTCCCCCAGAGACCTGCGCGTTCAGCCTCACGCGGCGTAACACGAACACTTCACACGCCGGAGGGTACGCTAAGGATAACATTCTCGCCTCGTACCTTCACGTCAACTTCTTCGGGAATGCGGGACTTGCTGAAAGATTCCTCGACTCGTTGACTTTAAGCAGTGTTTAATCAGGTATACTAACGCATATCCAGAGAAAGGAGAACGCAATTCATGTCAGCAGTAATCGTATACTTTTCCCGCGAGGGCAACAACTACGTCAACGGCTCAATAGTGAACCTCGCGAAAGGCAACACCGAGATAGCCGCAGAGTTCATCAGTGAGCTCACAGGAGCAGAGATGTTCCGGCTTGAGCCCGCGAAACCCTACGCACTGGACTACAACGAGTGCATCAAGGAAGCTCAGGCTGAGCAGAGAGCGAAAGCACGTCCCGCCGTGAAATCACTTCCCGACATTTCAGGCTATGACGTGGTGTACTTGGGCTATCCCAACTGGTGGGGAACATGCCCGATGTGCGTTTTCACGTTCATCGAGAGCCAGAACTGGGCGGGCAAGACGGTCAAACCCTTCTGCACGCACGAAGGCAGCGGAATGGGGCACAGCGAGTCAGACCTCAAGAAGGCGTGTGCCGGAGCTGACGTGAAGAAGGGGCTGGCGATTCACGGTGCGGATGCGTCGAAGTCGAAGCCTGCGATTCAGGGCTGGGTAGAGTAAGGAGGAGTAATCATGCGCAAAATATTTCTGGGAATGTTAATAGTTGTGGCGGTAATCAGTGCGTCGTTTGCCGCCGAAGCAAAGTCTCTCGTCATCATCTTTTCGCGCGCTGACGAGAACTACAGCGTGGGCTATATCACCGTCGGCAACACAATGAAGCTCGCGCAGATGATAGCGGAGAAGACGGGCTCTGAGACGTTCGAGGTAGCTCCGGCGAAGAAGTACCCTGCGGACTACGAGACGTGCATTGACGTGGCCAAGAAGGAGCAGAACGCCAACGCACGCCCTGCAATTCTCGCGGACAAAGACATCAGCGAGTACGACACGATATTTTTCGGGTATCCTGTGTGGTGGGGAGATATTCCGATGTGCATGTACACATTCATCGAGGCTCACGACTGGGCAGGGAAGAAGGTTTACCCGTTCTGCACTCACGAAGGCAGTGCGGCGGGAAGGACGGAAAGCACGCTGAAGCGCACGATGAAGGGTGCGACGATAGCGAAGCCTCTTGCGGTCAGGGGAGCGACGGCGCAGAGCGGCGGTGCTGGTGTTGAACGCACAGTAGACGGCTGGCTCAAGGGCTTAGGCTTCTAGGACAGGGGAAACGACTGCCCTGCTCTCACCAAAAAGGGAGCGGGGCTTTTTTTGCGCGTATAATATTCTGACAATCAACAGACACAGGAGGAAGTATTTATGCTCGCAGTCATAGGAGCAGGAGTAAGCGGGCAGGGTCTGGCTCTGCTTGCACGCAGTCTCGGGGAAGAAGTGCTGGTCTCCGAGCAGAAAGCAATACCCGAAACGGTTAAAGCCCTCTTCACGCAGAACAATATAGCTTACGAGGAAGGGCACAGCGATAAAGTTTTCGAGACGGACGGAATACTAATCAGCTCAGGCATTCCCCCGCAGTCAGAGATTCTCCGCGAGGCAGAACGCAGGAACTTTCCGATGACGGGAGAACTTGATTACGTGCTTCCACACATCCGCACGAGCAACCTTGTGTGCGTTACAGGGAGCAACGGCAAGAGCACAGTAACTTCACTCATCGGCCACATCCTGAACCGCGCAGGCCTCAAGGCAGGAACAGGCGGCAATCTCGGGACGGCTTCGGCCAAGTTCACGCAGGAAGATTTTGACGCGGTAGTCCTCGAACTCTCCAGCTTCCAGCTCGCCCGCGCAACACGTAATCTCCGCTCGAAGGTCTCAATCATCACTAACCTTGCCCCCGACCACATCGATTGGCACGGAAGCTATGAAGCATACGTTGAGGCCAAGAACAACGTCTTAAAGCTCCGTGAAGGCTGGGGGATAATTCAGGACAGGGATTTTGACGCGCTTAAGCCTTCGGGGAAAATCATAGTGTTAAGCTGGACGCAAGAGCCCGAACACAAAACCGGCGGACACATCTTCATGAAGGATGATGAAGCAGTCTTAACCCTCAACGATGAGACATTCCCGCTCTTCAAGTACACGGACACGACATTAATCGGCTCACACAACCTCGAGAACGTCGCAATGTCCCTCTGTGCAGTTCACCTTCTCGGCGTTAAGGGAGACCCGAAATATCTGCTTGAAGGTTTCCGCCCCCTTCCGCACAGGTGCGAGGACGCAGGAACGATTGACGGAGTGCAGTACATTGACGACAGCAAGGGCACGAACGTAGCGGCAACAGTTACGGCGATGAAGAGCATCAAGGGCCGCAAGGTGATAATTCTCGGAGGTCAGGGCAAGGGCGAGGACTACGCTCCTCTTGCTGAGGCAGTGAAGGCAGAATGTGATGCGGCTGTGCTTATCGGCACGGAAGCAGGGAAGATTCAGAGTGCACTTGAGGCTTCGGGCTTCACGAATTTCCGACGTGTCCAGACGATGGAAGATGCCGTCAACGTCTCGCAGTCCCTCGCAAGTCCGGGAATGGTTGTGCTGCTGTCTCCTGCGTGTACCAGCTGGGACATGTACCCGAGCTACAAGGCAAGAGGCGAGCACTTCTGCCGGATAGTCCGCGAAAAATGGAAATCGTAGCCGCACTAATCTCCCTCGAGGTAATTATCCCCCTCATCCTGAGCGGGTGCGGGCTCGTGATGATTTCGTCCCTCTCGCTGAGGAACAGTTTCGCTGGGGGAAATCCCTACATGGGGCCGCTGAAACAGTTTCAGTTCATCAGCTTGGGCTTCACGGTGATGGTGATGATGCTGCGTCTCCCGACATCGACGCTCAGAAAGCACAGCTTCAAGATTTTCGTTGTGGCGATTATTCTGCTGATACTCACAATAATTCCCGGCATCGGAATAGAGGTCAACGGCGCAAGAAGATGGATTGCGCTTCCCGGCTTCAGGTTTCAGCCCGTAGAACTGATGCTGTTTGCCGTCCCCGTTCTGATGGCAAAGAGGCTCACTGACGACGACGTGGTGAACGAGCGCAAGGACTTTCACGCGTTCATTACCCCGACGCTGATGATTTCCCTCATCAACGCCGGGCTTCTATTAATGCAGCCGAACTTGGGCAGTACAATAATCATTGCCGCAATATGTTTCGTCATGCACATTGAGCGCAGAGGCTGGAAGTATCCGGCTATGGGCATAATGATGGGAGCTGTCGCAGTCGTCTTCCTGATACTGATTGCGCCGTACAGAATGAGGAGGTTTACTGCCTTCTGGGATCCGTGGTCTGACCCGAGCAATGCAGGTTTCCAGATAATACAGGGTCTAGTAGCTTTCGCGAACGGCAGCGTTACCGGCGTGGGAATCGGCAAAGGACTTCAGGAGAACCGTTATCTGCCCGAGTCTGACACTGACTACATTTTCCCGGCAATCGGCGAGGAGTTCGGGCTTGTCGGGACAATGTTCCTTGTTTCGCTGTATGCTGTGTGGACGTGGCGGGCATACTACATCTACAGGGACGCGAAGACTCCTTTCACGAAGTGCCTTGCGCTGGGACTTGCGGCTTCGGTAGTGTTTCCTATGTTCGTGAACGTTGCGGGTGTAACGAAGCTGATGCCGCTGACGGGAATACCGATGCCGTTCATCAGTTCGGGAGGGAGTGCGATGCTGTTTATGTGGGCAAAAGTCGGAGTGCTGCTGCGGATAAAGGCGGAGAGCAGGACAGCCGGAAAGGGGAAAACGAGTTGAGCAGGAAGGTACTTATAGCGGCAGGAGGAACAGGCGGGCATATTTTCCCGGCAATAGTTTTCGGGAAAAGTCTTCAGGCAGAGGGCGACTCTGTGGAATGGATGTGCGGTTCGCGCGAGCTAGAGAGAACGATTTACGGCGCGGAAGGCATCTCTCCGATGTGCCTGCCTCTGGCGGGGTCTCCTCTGGGCACGAAGTCTCCGCTGAAGATTCTTGGCCGGATTGCTGATGTCGTGAAGTCGATCGTGATTGCGTTCCGACACGTAAAGACGTTCGATGCTGTGTACCTGTTCGGAGGATATATCTCGTTCGCGCCGCTGATTGCCGCAAAGCTCAGGGGGATTCCCGTAACTCTCCACGAACAGAACACCGTAGCGGGGAAGGTTACACGTCTTGCTTCGAGGATGGGAGCAGAGATTCACACGGGCTGGCCTGTCTGCGAGGGGATAAAGAATTTCCGTTACGTCGGAATACCTGTGCGCGAACCCGTGAGGCTTCCGCGTGAAGAAGCGTTGAGGAGACTCGGGCTCGACCTTCCTGCGGGGAGCAAGGTTGTCGGAATTGCTGGCGGATCTTTGGGGAGCGGGCCTCTCAGCGAGAAGCTCAAGGAGACAGCTGCACTCTGCGGGGGGTACGAGTTTGTGTTCTTGTCGTCGAAGGAGAGGAAGGACGACGGCAACGCACACTACATCCCCTCACAGTGGGACATGAACCCGTTTTACTCGGCGTGTGATGTCCTCGTGTGCAGGGCGGGAGGTTCGACGCTCGCTGAAGCCCTGAAGTGGGAGCTACCGACAATCTCAATCCCCTGGCCCGGTGCGATGGACAACCACCAGCAGAAGAACGCCCTCGAGTTCGTGAAGCTCGCGAAGAATGCGCGCACGTTCAGCGAGGCCGACAACCCCGAAAAACTAGCAGGAATAATAGCAGACATGTGATATTCTATTGCCATCCCATAAATAAATGAGGTGGTAAAGATTCCACAGTGCTTAGTTATAGCCGACGACCTCACAGGCGGCAACGCTACGGGCGTACTCTTGGCCAAGACCGGCTACAAGGCTCATTCAGTTCTGAGCTACGAACATTCCCGCGAGAACCCCGCCTTCATGGAGTGCGACTGCTTAATCATCACGACAGACAGCAGGGCACTAACGCAGAAGGAAGCGTATTCGCGGATAAAGCACGCCGCCCGTGTCTTCAGCAGTGATGATGTGAAGCTCTACTCGAAGCGCATTGACTCCACCCTTCGCGGCAACTTAGGCGCGGAGACAGATGCAATGCTTGACTCGCTGGGTGATGACTATATCGCAGTGTGCGCACCGTGTTTCCCGTCGTCAGGGAGAACGCTTGTCGGGGGGTATCTGCTCGTTGACGGTCTGCCACTGCACAAGACCAACATAGCCATTGACCCCAAAACACCAGTGAAGGTCTCGGACATTGCGGAGATTTTCCAGTCTCAGAGCAAGTACAAGGTTGCCTCACTCTTCATTGATGACCTGATGAACGGCAAACATGCCCTCGCAGAGAAGATTAACGCACTCGCCAACGCAGGGAACAGAATCATAATCATCGACTGCGTAACCAATGAAGATTTGAACCTGATAGCTGACGCAGTAATCACCAGCAAGAGAAAGATTCTCGCCGTAGACCCGGGAGCGTTCACGGCAACCCTCGCACGTAAAATCATTACTCCGCAGAACAAGACGGAACGTCTTAAGATTCTCGCAGTCGTCGGGAGCGTCAACCCCAACACGCGCGAACAGATGGAGAAGCTGTGGCTCGCCCAGCGTCCAATCGCCAACGTGTTCGTTGAGACGCGCAAACTTCTTGAGGGCGACGAACACAGGGAGCAGGAGATAGACCGTGTGAGTACTGAGATACTGAAACTCTCGAAGACCAACACAGTTCTGACTGTTACGGGCGACGGGATTTACCCGGAGAAACGCATAGACTTCAAGCAGTATTCCGGGCACATCGAGATTCTCACCGGCAGAATCAACACTGCGATGGCAGAAATTGCACTGCGCATCCTGCTGGCTGAGCCGTCGTTCAGGGGGCTTTATGCGAGCGGCGGTGATGTAACTCAGGCGGTGTGCGAGAAGTTCGGTGCGTCGGGGCTTGTGCTTATGGACGAGGTTCTTCCTCTTGCGGCTTACGGGGTGTTTTCGGGCGGAGAGTTTGACGGGCTTCACGTGGTAACTAAGGGAGGCAGTCAGGGAAATTCTGACGCAATAAATCTCTGTGTGAACTACCTGAAGTCTAAGCTGTACATATAAGGAGGTACATTAATGGCAAAACCAATCGTAGCAGTACCAATCGGAGACCCTGCGGGCGTAGGGCCTGAAATCGTCGTGAAGTCTCTTGCGTCCGACGTGGTGAAGCAGTGTGCGGACTGCATCATAATCGGCGACAAGGGCATTATCGACAAGGCAATAGCTCTCACAGGTTCAACCCTCAAGGTTCACACGTGCAAGGACGTATCAGATGCGGATTTCTCTGACGGAGTTCTCAACCTGATTGACCTTCACAACATTAATCTTGACGGCTTCAAGTACGGGGTTGTTCAGGCGATGTGCGGACAGGCGGCGTTCGACTACATTAAGTGCAGCATCGAGCTCGCAATGTCGGGCAAGGCTGACGCGGTCGCAACTACCCCCATCAACAAGGAGGCACTTCACGCGGCGAACGTTCCCTTCATCGGACACACGGAGATTTTCGGTGCGCTGACTAACACCGCAGACCCTCTAACGATGTTCGAGACAAACGGGCTGAGGGTGTTCTTCCTGACGCGCCATCTCTCGCTTATGCAGGCAATAGTCAGCATCAACAAGGCAAAAATCATCTCGTGCGTCAAGGAATGCATGGCCGCTCTTAAGCGTCTCGGCGTTACGGAAGGCACGATGGCGATTGCGGGTCTTAACCCCCACAGCGGAGAACACGGACTTTTCGGCTGGGAGGAAGTCAACGAGATTACTCCGGCGGTCGAGGAGCTTAAGGCTCAGGGCTACAATGTTGCAGGGCCTATCGGAGCAGATTCTGTGTTCCATCAGGCGGCAATAGGCAGATACAACAGCGTTCTTTCCCTGTACCACGATCAGGGGCACATCGCGACGAAAACTCTCGATTTTGAGCGCACAATCTCCATCACAAACGGAATGCCCATTCTCCGCACGAGCGTGGATCACGGTACGGCGTTCGACATTGCGGGCAAAAACATAGTGAGTGAGGTAAGCATGGTCGAAGCAATACGTCTTGCGGCCAAGTACGCACCATTCTTCAAGAAAAACTAGGAAGGAGCAATTATTCTCATGGAACACATCGTTAGCGGAAACCAGATGCTTATCGGCCTTCTGGTCGGAATAGTAATCCTTATCGGCCTCGTGCTGTTCACGAAGGTTCAGGCGTTCCTTGCGCTTATCCTCGCGACGGTTATTGTCGGCGTAATCGGCGGAATGCCCCTGCTGAACGTCTCCTACATTGGTGCTGACGGACTGTCTCACAGCGGAAGCATA
Coding sequences:
- a CDS encoding cobyrinate a,c-diamide synthase: MSRIIVAGTSSHCGKTTIACGLLASLRKRGLKVCAYKTGPDYIDPQYLRSAGGCEAYNLDNWLMSSENVRELFAKTSRGHDIAVIEGAMGLYDGGTNSTAEIAKLLGAPVVLVVDAKSAGESVAAAALGFREYDREIDFAGVILNNIGSDYHGRIIADALREKGIKCFGALRRNDGLAVPKRHLGLALEHRGENLERLRAAVDEGIDVDALLSIAASTPPLTGRDFPPRLSKDRGQGVRLPLIGIAMDEAFSFTYPESLAVLEELGAELVYFSPLNDDALPDADGYIFCGGYPEMFAETLSCNAPMLASVRRNTRPVLAECGGMMYLCRELTDTDGRSWPMAGVIPLRAEMTGRAVLGYMEARALRDNILCVEGTVIRGHEFHYSRVEFPPETCAFSLTRRNTNTSHAGGYAKDNILASYLHVNFFGNAGLAERFLDSLTLSSV
- a CDS encoding flavodoxin — encoded protein: MSAVIVYFSREGNNYVNGSIVNLAKGNTEIAAEFISELTGAEMFRLEPAKPYALDYNECIKEAQAEQRAKARPAVKSLPDISGYDVVYLGYPNWWGTCPMCVFTFIESQNWAGKTVKPFCTHEGSGMGHSESDLKKACAGADVKKGLAIHGADASKSKPAIQGWVE
- a CDS encoding NAD(P)H-dependent oxidoreductase is translated as MRKIFLGMLIVVAVISASFAAEAKSLVIIFSRADENYSVGYITVGNTMKLAQMIAEKTGSETFEVAPAKKYPADYETCIDVAKKEQNANARPAILADKDISEYDTIFFGYPVWWGDIPMCMYTFIEAHDWAGKKVYPFCTHEGSAAGRTESTLKRTMKGATIAKPLAVRGATAQSGGAGVERTVDGWLKGLGF
- the murD gene encoding UDP-N-acetylmuramoyl-L-alanine--D-glutamate ligase, with the translated sequence MLAVIGAGVSGQGLALLARSLGEEVLVSEQKAIPETVKALFTQNNIAYEEGHSDKVFETDGILISSGIPPQSEILREAERRNFPMTGELDYVLPHIRTSNLVCVTGSNGKSTVTSLIGHILNRAGLKAGTGGNLGTASAKFTQEDFDAVVLELSSFQLARATRNLRSKVSIITNLAPDHIDWHGSYEAYVEAKNNVLKLREGWGIIQDRDFDALKPSGKIIVLSWTQEPEHKTGGHIFMKDDEAVLTLNDETFPLFKYTDTTLIGSHNLENVAMSLCAVHLLGVKGDPKYLLEGFRPLPHRCEDAGTIDGVQYIDDSKGTNVAATVTAMKSIKGRKVIILGGQGKGEDYAPLAEAVKAECDAAVLIGTEAGKIQSALEASGFTNFRRVQTMEDAVNVSQSLASPGMVVLLSPACTSWDMYPSYKARGEHFCRIVREKWKS
- a CDS encoding cell division protein FtsW, which translates into the protein MEIVAALISLEVIIPLILSGCGLVMISSLSLRNSFAGGNPYMGPLKQFQFISLGFTVMVMMLRLPTSTLRKHSFKIFVVAIILLILTIIPGIGIEVNGARRWIALPGFRFQPVELMLFAVPVLMAKRLTDDDVVNERKDFHAFITPTLMISLINAGLLLMQPNLGSTIIIAAICFVMHIERRGWKYPAMGIMMGAVAVVFLILIAPYRMRRFTAFWDPWSDPSNAGFQIIQGLVAFANGSVTGVGIGKGLQENRYLPESDTDYIFPAIGEEFGLVGTMFLVSLYAVWTWRAYYIYRDAKTPFTKCLALGLAASVVFPMFVNVAGVTKLMPLTGIPMPFISSGGSAMLFMWAKVGVLLRIKAESRTAGKGKTS
- a CDS encoding UDP-N-acetylglucosamine--N-acetylmuramyl-(pentapeptide) pyrophosphoryl-undecaprenol N-acetylglucosamine transferase is translated as MSRKVLIAAGGTGGHIFPAIVFGKSLQAEGDSVEWMCGSRELERTIYGAEGISPMCLPLAGSPLGTKSPLKILGRIADVVKSIVIAFRHVKTFDAVYLFGGYISFAPLIAAKLRGIPVTLHEQNTVAGKVTRLASRMGAEIHTGWPVCEGIKNFRYVGIPVREPVRLPREEALRRLGLDLPAGSKVVGIAGGSLGSGPLSEKLKETAALCGGYEFVFLSSKERKDDGNAHYIPSQWDMNPFYSACDVLVCRAGGSTLAEALKWELPTISIPWPGAMDNHQQKNALEFVKLAKNARTFSEADNPEKLAGIIADM
- a CDS encoding four-carbon acid sugar kinase family protein, whose protein sequence is MVKIPQCLVIADDLTGGNATGVLLAKTGYKAHSVLSYEHSRENPAFMECDCLIITTDSRALTQKEAYSRIKHAARVFSSDDVKLYSKRIDSTLRGNLGAETDAMLDSLGDDYIAVCAPCFPSSGRTLVGGYLLVDGLPLHKTNIAIDPKTPVKVSDIAEIFQSQSKYKVASLFIDDLMNGKHALAEKINALANAGNRIIIIDCVTNEDLNLIADAVITSKRKILAVDPGAFTATLARKIITPQNKTERLKILAVVGSVNPNTREQMEKLWLAQRPIANVFVETRKLLEGDEHREQEIDRVSTEILKLSKTNTVLTVTGDGIYPEKRIDFKQYSGHIEILTGRINTAMAEIALRILLAEPSFRGLYASGGDVTQAVCEKFGASGLVLMDEVLPLAAYGVFSGGEFDGLHVVTKGGSQGNSDAINLCVNYLKSKLYI
- the pdxA gene encoding 4-hydroxythreonine-4-phosphate dehydrogenase PdxA, with the translated sequence MAKPIVAVPIGDPAGVGPEIVVKSLASDVVKQCADCIIIGDKGIIDKAIALTGSTLKVHTCKDVSDADFSDGVLNLIDLHNINLDGFKYGVVQAMCGQAAFDYIKCSIELAMSGKADAVATTPINKEALHAANVPFIGHTEIFGALTNTADPLTMFETNGLRVFFLTRHLSLMQAIVSINKAKIISCVKECMAALKRLGVTEGTMAIAGLNPHSGEHGLFGWEEVNEITPAVEELKAQGYNVAGPIGADSVFHQAAIGRYNSVLSLYHDQGHIATKTLDFERTISITNGMPILRTSVDHGTAFDIAGKNIVSEVSMVEAIRLAAKYAPFFKKN